TGAACCATGTCACGTTTGTGTGCGACGATGCCGAGCGGGTCGAATATGGCAAATTTGGTCCGATCGATCTGGTGGTCGCCCATCTCTGCATGTCTAACGCAATCCTGGAGCGAGCGGCCGCGGTCCTGGTACCGGGCCGCTTCATGGCCTTTGCGACCCTTCACCGAGATCAATGGAAGGAGAGCGGCAGAAGCTCCCGATTCGCCTATGGAGAGGAGGATGTCGATCTGGCGCTGACAGCGGTGGGATTCGACCCCGTCTATCTCGAGGTCGAGCATGAGGTGCTCTCTTTTACCGCCTCCGATGACGCCCTGGCTTACGTGGAGGCCTCAGGTCTCACTGAGAAATGGCAGACCGATAGCCGCTGGGAGGGGTTTCTCGCGTATC
Above is a window of Candidatus Methylomirabilis sp. DNA encoding:
- a CDS encoding methyltransferase domain-containing protein, translated to MVEWKRQRIERAYRSGEGREAIHGGLSDTLLRLIREEPLRERTVLDVGCGNGRLTFALAQEVGRIIGIDWSEQVIQEARRRAGALGLNHVTFVCDDAERVEYGKFGPIDLVVAHLCMSNAILERAAAVLVPGRFMAFATLHRDQWKESGRSSRFAYGEEDVDLALTAVGFDPVYLEVEHEVLSFTASDDALAYVEASGLTEKWQTDSRWEGFLAYLKRGGRELTIRARVNVKARRR